The DNA region AGGCTCTTGGTCGACAGCGCCTTTTCGAACAAGGTCATCAGGTCCAGCTTCATCGTGTCGAGAACAATGTCGGACGTCATGAGGAGCTGGTAGGGCTCGCGGAAGCCGAGCATCTGGAAGGACCGCATCAGCTTCTTGTACTGCTTGGTGCGTTTGCCCATGGTGGTGAAATTGTTTGCCCGTCCGGATCCGGATTTGCTaagtggtggtttgtgttgAAAGGTTCGTAAACTGAGTGTGATTGACGGAAcagcagaaaaaaagtcgCTGGATATTATGTCAGGCGTTAATGAGGTTGATGAAAAGAAAGGTTTATGAGATTGAGAAGCTTCATGAACTTTTGCTTGGCTCCCAAAAAAATTCCACAAGGCAAGAGCCCCACTTTGATACCTTGACGGCtggtggcccaagctcccaacATGGCTCCACTTTGGCTCTAAGATGGGACATCAACACTTTGAGGAAGTAATTGAGAATATCATAATGTTTGGCTGATTTAGATACTTCAGTGCCTGCTATTCTATAGGATACTTCAGATACTGTAACTCGAGAAaacgccaacaccaagccctCAACACCCGCCTTGCTTGCTGACCTAGCACCATATCGAATCCTACCCTAACCCACGCatgtgaaaaaaaaacccgAGTATTAAGCCGTATAGATATCTCCCTTCCAAAGCAGAtcatggaaaagaaaaatctCAAATCCCATCTCGTGAAAACCCCAATGCTTGGTTTCTTTGCCCGTTCAAGTCGTGCCATTTCCCATTACACAAACCAATCAATGCTCCACACGATCGATCCCATCTTCGTTACACCATCCCGGCCTATTCAATGACAAGGCCCCCTTGATATCGAGTGTCCAAGCCCTCAGCCCAGGATTAAAATGTTTCTTCCTTCGAATTTtgtccatcttcttcaaaTCACCCCTTGTTCTTCCTGCACATCGCCGCAACAACACTGATATCATCAAGCTTTCCTACACACAACCGTCAGCAAcaatatcaacatcaactcaACCCCCAAAGAACTTACCACCCCCACTAGCCAAACCCTCCTCGATGGCATGCTCCATAAACGGACTCTCCGCAAAAGGATCAAGAGCAATCACCttcgccgcctccttcagctcctccgccacaAACCCCATCATatccttcccatcctccccctccacaatcccttcctccctcccctcccccctctcccaccgtTCCACGCTCTCGCTAACCTTTTCCACAATCTCATGCGCCCACAGATTATCAATCACTCCGTCCGACATTGCGAGCACCACATCCCCTTCCCGTATCGGTACCTCGTCCACCACGGCACAATTCACCGGCGTGTCCGGACTGTTCGTACCAAGCTGCCTAGGGCAATCAAACCAGTGCCACTGTTCCTTAGATTTAAACACCATTTCCCTCGTTGACGGGCGCACAACCATCACTTGCGAGTCTCCTATGTTGGTGACATACACCAGTGGTTCAGGGTCGCCCGTTTCGGAATTTTTCCGAAAATGAAGCAGTGCGCCAGCCACCGTGGTCGTTCCCTGCCAGTCGTTCGGTTCCGAAGTCGCCTCAACCGTTTGCTCGTACGCGTGCTGGAGGTAGGATACAGGATCGGGGTGGTAGTCTCTCTGGCTATGACTTGCCGCGTCTTGGAATATATTCGTCGCCCAGAAATGCAAGATTAACCGGGCCCAGAGACTGGATATGTTTGTCTGTCAGATTGGACTCCAAGAAGAAAGCATGTGggtgagaaaaaaagagaaaaaaataaaaatctaACCCAGCATGCCCCCTCGGCCTCATACTCCAAGCGCCCACCCCATCATTCGCGCAAATAAAGTACTTGCTCGCAAAAACAGCATCATCCCCATTGGTATACCCCTGAATCAAATGCCCATTCACATACACTTTCCTCCTATCCCGACTTCGATCATGCGTGCTAAGGGGATCACTAAACGACCCCGAGGGAGGCGACAAGAACGGCGGCGGGAACGGCCTTGGTGTTCTTTTGGCGAAGAGCCCAAT from Podospora pseudoanserina strain CBS 124.78 chromosome 1, whole genome shotgun sequence includes:
- a CDS encoding hypothetical protein (COG:T; EggNog:ENOG503NY5Q), with the protein product MRRLVPRLLKAPTTHARLRAAVPAALVLRSPWPPRPKFPTLLHETLPTPSQRATFRTAAPLLYSTDNNDTIAGETVATTTESTSSASSSEEPPPPLPLDDDGRLDPSVFPKLPFCFDTGIGLFAKRTPRPFPPPFLSPPSGSFSDPLSTHDRSRDRRKVYVNGHLIQGYTNGDDAVFASKYFICANDGVGAWSMRPRGHAGLWARLILHFWATNIFQDAASHSQRDYHPDPVSYLQHAYEQTVEATSEPNDWQGTTTVAGALLHFRKNSETGDPEPLVYVTNIGDSQVMVVRPSTREMVFKSKEQWHWFDCPRQLGTNSPDTPVNCAVVDEVPIREGDVVLAMSDGVIDNLWAHEIVEKVSESVERWERGEGREEGIVEGEDGKDMMGFVAEELKEAAKVIALDPFAESPFMEHAIEEGLASGGGKLDDISVVAAMCRKNKG